One region of Duncaniella freteri genomic DNA includes:
- a CDS encoding thioredoxin family protein, whose product MYKFISTLLLLFSLSGVQAEGIQFRDMSLPEAQVAAGKEGKLVFVDCYTPSCGPCKFMARHIFPMDSCGEYMNPRFVSVMKDLEAEGNTYIAKKYNVRIYPTFLILRTDGSLYAKLEGGAVKYAGKFLNRVDGALALGEMEERYTAGDRGVDLLTAYVDALMHPAPMKARSIINDYVVTLSVDDMACDANLELIKRLGDAECDGYIHMVDNRAGVASKIGKKRFGSVLDAIYVSYSRRLKMMGRSPSEKAVALREQLRSEGYID is encoded by the coding sequence ATGTATAAATTTATTTCAACCTTGTTGCTCCTTTTTTCTTTATCAGGTGTACAGGCTGAAGGTATACAGTTCCGTGATATGTCACTTCCTGAGGCTCAGGTTGCTGCCGGGAAGGAGGGAAAATTGGTGTTTGTTGACTGCTACACACCATCCTGCGGTCCTTGTAAATTTATGGCACGACACATCTTCCCTATGGACTCGTGCGGAGAGTATATGAATCCGCGGTTTGTGAGCGTCATGAAGGACCTTGAGGCGGAAGGCAACACATATATTGCCAAGAAATACAATGTACGCATCTATCCCACATTCCTTATCCTGCGCACTGACGGCTCTCTCTATGCTAAGCTTGAGGGCGGAGCTGTGAAGTATGCCGGGAAGTTTCTGAATCGTGTCGACGGTGCTCTTGCTCTCGGTGAGATGGAGGAGCGTTATACGGCAGGTGATCGTGGAGTGGATTTGCTTACGGCTTATGTCGATGCTCTCATGCATCCGGCTCCTATGAAAGCCCGAAGTATAATCAATGACTATGTAGTGACCCTGTCGGTCGACGATATGGCTTGTGATGCAAATCTTGAGCTGATTAAGCGTCTTGGCGACGCTGAGTGCGATGGTTATATCCACATGGTTGACAATCGTGCCGGAGTTGCATCCAAGATAGGTAAGAAGCGTTTCGGATCGGTGCTCGATGCCATATATGTATCATATAGCCGCAGGCTGAAAATGATGGGCAGGTCACCTTCTGAAAAGGCTGTGGCTCTTCGTGAGCAGCTCCGGTCGGAGGGATACATCGACTGA